One genomic segment of Oreochromis aureus strain Israel breed Guangdong linkage group 9, ZZ_aureus, whole genome shotgun sequence includes these proteins:
- the LOC116322162 gene encoding uncharacterized protein LOC116322162 isoform X1: MRFLLRWLLLLLLTVGSHQANDSSSRYLRGNASWRSESLATHTLTLNAKVAKSGLQSRVPRQQHQPQAPIQRICRLSSKTLCLPKKPQQFTSPLQLPRQQVDSLSWGTQPKWKPSCLPKHFCQSKEPRVSHQPGSPLRLPGFLSQWPQWPDRPLYQLQRPHYPAKWPLYSLQMPQYHAKWPHFLPYYQSKSPHYMTVLPIYRGKVIGLPSKATSVSPAGQLLLESSSSVQFLLNLHMGKLSLLAE; this comes from the exons ATGAGGTTTTTATTAAG ATGGCTGTTGTTGTTACTACTAACTGTTGGAAGTCATCAAGCAAACG ATTCAAGTAGTCGTTACCTCAGGGGGAATGCTTCATGGCGCAGTGAATCACTTGCTACTCATACTTTAACCTTGAATGCAAAG GTAGCAAAGTCCGGTTTGCAGTCACGGGTCCCCCGGCAGCAGCATCAACCTCAGGCACCCATTCAGCGTATATGCCGGCTCAGCTCAAAGACTTTATGCCTTCCTAAGAAGCCCCAGCAGTTCACCAGTCCACTCCAGCTGCCCAGACAGCAGGTTGACTCCCTATCTTGGGGAACCCAGCCAAAGTGGAAGCCTTCCTGCCTGCCCAAGCACTTCTGCCAATCCAAGGAGCCTCGGGTGTCCCATCAGCCTGGTTCTCCACTCAGGCTGCCTGGTTTCCTGTCCCAGTGGCCCCAGTGGCCTGACCGTCCACTTTACCAGCTCCAGAGACCCCACTATCCGGCCAAGTGGCCACTATACTCACTCCAGATGCCTCAGTACCATGCAAAATGGCCACACTTCCTGCCTTACTACCAGTCCAAGAGTCCACACTACATGACTGTGTTGCCTATCTACAGGGGGAAAGTTATTGGTCTACCCAGCAAAGCAACTTCAGTATCCCCAGCAGGTCAGTTACTTCTAGAAAGTTCAAGTTCAGTCCAATTTCTGCTCAACCTTCATATGGGTAAGCTCTCATTACTGGCTGAGTAA
- the LOC116322162 gene encoding uncharacterized protein LOC116322162 isoform X2, whose protein sequence is MRFLLRWLLLLLLTVGSHQANDSSSRYLRGNASWRSESLATHTLTLNAKVAKSGLQSRVPRQQHQPQAPIQRICRLSSKTLCLPKKPQQFTSPLQLPRQQVDSLSWGTQPKWKPSCLPKHFCQSKEPRVSHQPGSPLRLPGFLSQWPQWPDRPLYQLQRPHYPAKWPLYSLQMPQYHAKWPHFLPYYQSKSPHYMTVLPIYRGKVIGLPSKATSVSPAGTEGGANVIATQRDQWAWYVGKRLMR, encoded by the exons ATGAGGTTTTTATTAAG ATGGCTGTTGTTGTTACTACTAACTGTTGGAAGTCATCAAGCAAACG ATTCAAGTAGTCGTTACCTCAGGGGGAATGCTTCATGGCGCAGTGAATCACTTGCTACTCATACTTTAACCTTGAATGCAAAG GTAGCAAAGTCCGGTTTGCAGTCACGGGTCCCCCGGCAGCAGCATCAACCTCAGGCACCCATTCAGCGTATATGCCGGCTCAGCTCAAAGACTTTATGCCTTCCTAAGAAGCCCCAGCAGTTCACCAGTCCACTCCAGCTGCCCAGACAGCAGGTTGACTCCCTATCTTGGGGAACCCAGCCAAAGTGGAAGCCTTCCTGCCTGCCCAAGCACTTCTGCCAATCCAAGGAGCCTCGGGTGTCCCATCAGCCTGGTTCTCCACTCAGGCTGCCTGGTTTCCTGTCCCAGTGGCCCCAGTGGCCTGACCGTCCACTTTACCAGCTCCAGAGACCCCACTATCCGGCCAAGTGGCCACTATACTCACTCCAGATGCCTCAGTACCATGCAAAATGGCCACACTTCCTGCCTTACTACCAGTCCAAGAGTCCACACTACATGACTGTGTTGCCTATCTACAGGGGGAAAGTTATTGGTCTACCCAGCAAAGCAACTTCAGTATCCCCAGCAG GCACAGAAGGTGGTGCTAATGTAATAGCCACACAAAGGGACCAATGGGCATGGTATGTAGGAAAACGATTAATGAGATAA
- the LOC116322148 gene encoding splicing factor 3A subunit 2 yields MQQKGFPPLHPQPPQGPQQAAFLPQHPHPQVPQQAVFPSLHPHPQVPQQAVFPPLYLHPQVPQQAVFPPLYLHPQVPQQAVFPPLYLHPQVPQQAVFPPLYLHPQVPQQAVFPPLYLHPQVPQQAVFPPLYLHPQVPQQAVFPPLYLHPQVPQQAVFPPLYLHPQVPQQAVFPPLYLHPQVPQQAAVLPLYPQPMPQQTYYQFKQLLEAQWPQRPLYQLQAKQPRHQPFMSHYQSRLPSYSPKVPLYQAKKLQHPRRSDTNLNDFRASCRHIILVLKKNLRGAGHCSVEPAGLLD; encoded by the exons ATGCAGCAGAAAGGCTTCCCACCCCTGCATCCTCAGCCACCACAGGGCCCTCAGCAGGCTGCCTTTCTGCCCCAGCACCCCCATCCACAGGTTCCCCAGCAGGCTGTCTTTCCATCCCTGCACCCCCATCCGCAGGTGCCCCAGCAGGCAGTCTTCCCGCCCCTGTACCTCCATCCGCAGGTGCCCCAGCAGGCAGTCTTCCCGCCCCTGTACCTCCATCCGCAGGTGCCCCAGCAGGCAGTCTTCCCGCCCCTGTACCTCCATCCGCAGGTGCCCCAGCAGGCAGTCTTCCCGCCCCTGTACCTCCATCCGCAGGTGCCCCAGCAGGCAGTCTTCCCGCCCCTGTACCTCCATCCGCAGGTGCCCCAGCAGGCAGTCTTCCCGCCCCTGTACCTCCATCCGCAGGTGCCCCAGCAGGCAGTCTTCCCGCCCCTGTACCTCCATCCGCAGGTGCCCCAGCAGGCAGTCTTCCCGCCCCTGTACCTCCATCCGCAGGTGCCCCAGCAGGCAGTCTTCCCGCCCCTGTACCTCCATCCGCAGGTGCCCCAGCAGGCTGCCGTTCTGCCCCTGTACCCTCAGCCCATGCCTCAGCAGACATATTACCAATTCAAGCAGCTTCTGGAAGCCCAATGGCCCCAACGGCCACTCTACCAGCTCCAGGCCAAGCAGCCACGCCACCAGCCTTTCATGTCACACTACCAATCCCGATTGCCAAGCTACAGTCCCAAGGTGCCACTGTACCAGGCCAAGAAGCTTCAGCACCCCCGCAGATCAGATACCAACCTTAACGATTTCAGAGCTTCATGTCG GCACATCATCCTTGTGTTGAAGAAGAACCTGAGGGGAGCAGG GCACTGCAGTGTGGAACCCGCTGGACTATTGGACTGA